The following is a genomic window from Candidatus Nezhaarchaeota archaeon.
TCTTAATCGCATCCCTGATCATGATCTTTGATGCTGCCTCCCCAATGCTTGGACCCATAGCGTTCATAAGCTTTTCGACAACGTCGACGGTATACGCATACCTTTTCCCCCAGCTCTTGATCAGGTGGTGGTTGGGCATTGTTGATACTACTAGGCTTCTAAGCTCATCGAGCCTCCTCTTGCCGTTGTAGGATATGGAGACCACATAACACGTTGGCGGATCATAGATAAGGCATGGAGCCTTAATCTCACAGGCTCTACGCATTACTTTGAGCGCCTCCTCCTTTAGCCTCTGAACCTCCTCTATTAGCTCCTCAGTACTAGCTGCTATGGCCTCCTTCTTCCATTGTATACCCCAATCCGTCGGTTTTAGTAAGCTGCCTAGCTTCATTAGCTCACTCGCAACACTCTGTGGGACATCTTTTGACGTTGAAATCCAGCCATCCTTTATTAAATCAGCATAACGCCCAACAATCCTGACTCTCTTAGTCAGCTGTACGTGACCAGTCTTATCGATGCTATTCTTCAACGGTGAAATTATTACTTCCTGCCCTTCACTAAGCTTTTCAGCTAAGACACCTACCCCGTCACGGTAGTCGATGTAACTTACGTTACCTTCGACCTTCTCCACGACACCCTTATATATTTCATAGCCAATCTTCTCGCACCTCAACACTAAGTGAGGAATCTCCTTGACCAGCAGTTCAATAACATCCTTTGCTCTTGACCCCTCAATAACGATGTCTCCTCTCCGAGAGTGATCCCTAATTACAGCATCCCAACTCTTTGTGGCTTCTTGAAGCCCGAATCTGGTGGCCGTGGTTAGTGATGGCCTGGCAATTCTAAATCCATTGTCTAGCAGTAGTTTAACTAGGGCTGTGGTGTAGATCCCTCTAACCATTACTGATGGTTTCTCTGTCACTGCAGCCCCCCGAATTCTCTGTAGTAGATTTTAAAATCTAAAAAATTGAAAGGTTTTTTAAGAGGTATCCTAGCCTTCTTTATTAGGCTTTACACACTAGACTTCTCTAGGCTTCTCTTGAAGGGGTGGTTGTATCCATGTCTGTTGAGGGTGAGTCTGAGCAGGAGCAGAAGATCTCGCAAGCAATTATGATATTACAGAGGGTAGCTGACGACCTTGGAGTACCAAGGAACATAAGGAGGGCTTGTAGCGAGTCCATAAAGGTGCTTAAAACCAGGAAGTTTACTCCTGGAGTTAGGGCATCAAACGCAATAAGTATACTTGATGAGTGCAGTCAGGATCCTAACATGCCCTTATTCGCTAGGACCGCCATATGGCAAGCTGTAAGCATACTTGAGCAGGTAAAGGATTGAAATCGGTGATGTAGTTTTGAGCGCTGATGACTCTGCGAGAATGAAGAGGATGGTTGATTTGCTTAGAAGTGGAGCGACCATGCTCCCCGACGTTTGTCCAGTATGCAATACTCCTCTCTTTAAGATGAAGAGCGGTGAAATATACTGT
Proteins encoded in this region:
- a CDS encoding DUF402 domain-containing protein, encoding MTEKPSVMVRGIYTTALVKLLLDNGFRIARPSLTTATRFGLQEATKSWDAVIRDHSRRGDIVIEGSRAKDVIELLVKEIPHLVLRCEKIGYEIYKGVVEKVEGNVSYIDYRDGVGVLAEKLSEGQEVIISPLKNSIDKTGHVQLTKRVRIVGRYADLIKDGWISTSKDVPQSVASELMKLGSLLKPTDWGIQWKKEAIAASTEELIEEVQRLKEEALKVMRRACEIKAPCLIYDPPTCYVVSISYNGKRRLDELRSLVVSTMPNHHLIKSWGKRYAYTVDVVEKLMNAMGPSIGEAASKIMIRDAIKKGSKVAIEHVKPDGRVYRLTPGIVEDFNDDMILILKRRFKGGGVYDGLGVPKENGDYGVSAYKLGSPVSKTSYYNERGELKGIYVNISTPVEFAPRKIRYIDLEVDIIAKPMGEVTILDINKAKKLLDKGIITEGLFRGIVEVAEKVKESLEAKGDVSFDLRLS
- a CDS encoding UPF0147 family protein; translated protein: MSVEGESEQEQKISQAIMILQRVADDLGVPRNIRRACSESIKVLKTRKFTPGVRASNAISILDECSQDPNMPLFARTAIWQAVSILEQVKD